The following proteins are encoded in a genomic region of Lutra lutra chromosome 16, mLutLut1.2, whole genome shotgun sequence:
- the LOC125087572 gene encoding peptidyl-prolyl cis-trans isomerase A-like encodes MPPVINPTMFFNIAVNGKPLGHTSFELFAVKLSKLVENFHALSTGEKGFGNKFSSFHRIILGFTCQGNDFTGHHGTGGKSIYVEKFNHENFILKHTGPGILSVANTGPSTNGAPFFICTAKTERLDDKHVVFGKVKEGINILEAMEHFGSRNGKTSKKITIADYR; translated from the coding sequence ATGCCGCCAGTCATCAACCCCACCATGTTCTTTAACATTGCCGTGAATGGCAAGCCCTTGGGCCACACCTCTTTTGAGTTGTTTGCAGTCAAACTTTCAAAGTTAGTAGAGAACTTTCATGCTCTGAGCACTGGGGAGAAAGGATTTGGTAacaaattttccagttttcacaGGATTATTCTGGGATTTACGTGCCAGGGTAATGACTTCACAGGCCATCATGGCACTGGTGGCAAGTCAATCTATGTGGAGAAATTTAATCATGAGAATTTCATCCTGAAGCACACAGGTCCTGGCATCTTGTCCGTGGCAAATACTGGACCCAGTACAAATGGTGCCCCGTTTTTCATCTGCACTGCTAAGACTGAGAGACTGGATGACAAGCATGTGGTCTTTGGCAAGGTGAAAGAGGGCATAAATATCTTGGAAGCCATGGAGCACTTTGGGTCCAGGAACGGCAAAACCAGCAAGAAGATAACCATTGCTGACTATAGATAA